The Strigops habroptila isolate Jane chromosome 13 unlocalized genomic scaffold, bStrHab1.2.pri S16, whole genome shotgun sequence genome window below encodes:
- the TMEM97 gene encoding sigma intracellular receptor 2 gives MAAAPRWRERLFALFFLSHVPVTALIDVQPLLPAGLLPHALTELLQWYATSFRDPLMLQPPEWFKAFVYCEAFLQLPFFPIAAYAFLKGGCRWIRTPAIIYSTHVATTLVAILAHILFHDFSGPDHLGPQTQRERLMLLSVYVPYLLIPLLILFTMLYNPHYNHVEKRKRK, from the exons ATGGCGGCGGCTCCGCGGTGGCGGGAGCGGCTGTTCGCGCTGTTCTTCCTGTCGCACGTCCCGGTGACGGCGCTGATCGATGTGCAGCCGCTGCTGCCCGCGGGGCTGCTCCCGCACGCC CTGacggagctgctgcagtggtaCGCAACCAGCTTCAGGGACCCCCTGATGCTGCAGCCCCCGGAGTGGTTCAAGGCCTTTGTGTATTGTGAAGCTTTCCTGCAGCTGCCCTTCTTCCCCATCGCAGCCTACGCCTTCCTAAAAG ggggctgcaggtggataaGGACTCCGGCCATTATCTACTCCACGCACGTAGCTACCACGTTGGTGGCCATCCTCGCGCACATCCTGTTCCACGACTTCTCAGGGCCTGATCACCTGGGACCTCAGACGCAGCGCGAGCGCCTCATGCTGCTCTCCGTGTACGTGCCCTACTTGCTGATACCGCTGCTGATTCTCTTCACCATGCTCTACAACCCCCACTACAACCACGTGGAGAAAAGGAAACGGAAGTAG